The Halobacterium sp. CBA1132 genome has a segment encoding these proteins:
- a CDS encoding O-acetylhomoserine aminocarboxypropyltransferase/cysteine synthase family protein, with product MTDASGGRHTRSVHAGQDPDETGARAPPIYQTTSYVFPDADDAADRYALESEADVYSRISNPTVSTLEDRLASLEGGVDAVATNAGMGAIDGITTVLAEAGRNIVASEDMYGGTGTYFSHIAGKRGVDTRTVDALDPAAVEDAIDEDTAFVHVETIANPSLVTPDFEAIADVAHDHAVPLVVDNTFATPHLCRPIEHGADIVWESTTKWLHGAGTTLGGVVVDGGTFPWDHADADFPELSGENPAYGFDFTERFGDRALAAAVRQRAVRATGTGQTPFDAWQTMQGVETLPLRMDRHCENAAALADFLAAHEDVAWVSYPGVADHPTHDEASEYLDQGYGGMLTFGPEGGFDAAKAVCEGVELASFAANVGDAKTLVIHPASTTHAQLSEDEQRAAGVSPDMIRVSVGIEDTADVLADFDRALGEAH from the coding sequence ATGACTGACGCGAGCGGCGGGCGCCACACCCGCAGCGTCCACGCGGGACAGGACCCCGACGAGACAGGGGCGCGCGCCCCGCCAATCTACCAGACGACGTCGTACGTCTTCCCCGACGCCGACGACGCCGCCGACAGGTACGCCTTGGAGTCGGAGGCCGACGTCTACTCGCGCATCTCCAATCCCACCGTCTCCACGCTGGAGGACCGCCTCGCCAGCCTCGAAGGTGGCGTCGACGCCGTCGCCACGAACGCCGGCATGGGCGCCATCGACGGCATCACCACCGTGCTCGCCGAAGCCGGCCGGAACATCGTCGCCAGCGAGGACATGTACGGCGGCACCGGCACCTACTTCTCGCACATCGCCGGCAAGCGCGGCGTCGACACCCGGACCGTCGACGCCCTCGACCCCGCAGCCGTCGAGGACGCCATCGACGAGGACACCGCGTTCGTCCACGTCGAGACCATCGCGAACCCGTCGCTCGTCACGCCCGACTTCGAGGCCATCGCGGACGTCGCCCACGACCACGCCGTTCCCCTCGTCGTGGACAACACGTTCGCCACCCCGCACCTCTGCCGTCCAATCGAGCACGGCGCCGACATCGTCTGGGAGTCCACGACCAAGTGGCTCCACGGTGCCGGCACGACGCTGGGGGGTGTCGTCGTGGACGGCGGGACGTTCCCGTGGGACCACGCGGACGCCGACTTCCCCGAACTCTCGGGCGAGAACCCCGCCTACGGCTTCGACTTCACCGAACGCTTCGGCGACCGCGCGCTCGCCGCGGCCGTCCGCCAGCGCGCCGTCCGCGCCACCGGCACCGGCCAGACGCCCTTCGACGCGTGGCAGACGATGCAGGGCGTCGAGACCCTGCCGCTCCGCATGGACCGCCACTGCGAGAACGCCGCCGCGCTCGCGGACTTCCTCGCGGCCCACGAGGACGTGGCGTGGGTCTCCTACCCCGGAGTAGCGGACCACCCCACGCACGACGAAGCCAGCGAGTATCTGGACCAGGGATACGGCGGGATGCTCACGTTCGGCCCCGAGGGCGGCTTCGACGCCGCGAAAGCCGTCTGCGAGGGCGTCGAGTTGGCGTCGTTCGCGGCGAACGTCGGGGACGCCAAGACGCTCGTCATCCACCCCGCCAGCACCACGCACGCACAGCTCTCCGAGGACGAGCAGCGCGCGGCGGGCGTCAGCCCGGACATGATTCGCGTCTCCGTCGGCATCGAGGACACCGCGGACGTGCTCGCGGACTTCGACCGAGCGCTCGGGGAGGCCCACTGA
- the metX gene encoding homoserine O-acetyltransferase: MPETTFDEFEFESGQTIEDFTVAYETYGEFTGDNAVLVCHALTGSQHVRGRGDGQGRGWWHDVVGPGKAIDTNEYYVVCANVPGSCYGTDGPASEGPDGEPWGTDFPPVTVGDWTRSQRRLLDDLGVGRLHAVLGGSVGGMNALDWARRFPDDARRVAAIAAAPRLDAQCLGLNAVARRAIRGDANWNGGDYYDGEFPEQGLALARQLGHLMYLSKDSMERKFGRRTAGREAGSDAFPVDDAGAFFPYRDVESYLDYQAEKFTDRFDANSYLYLTRAMDDYDLAEGYDSDASALGAFAGEALLVSFTGDWHFTVDQSEGVAEAFREQEVPVSHHVVESDHGHDAFLVEPESVGPPVRDFLANGVAGRAVTDTVDHDDDRRTLYAPVHNSLFSG; encoded by the coding sequence ATGCCCGAGACGACGTTCGACGAGTTCGAGTTCGAGAGCGGGCAGACAATCGAGGACTTCACCGTCGCCTACGAGACGTACGGCGAGTTCACGGGTGACAACGCGGTGCTGGTCTGTCACGCGCTCACCGGCAGCCAGCACGTCCGCGGCCGCGGCGACGGCCAGGGCCGCGGCTGGTGGCACGACGTCGTCGGCCCCGGGAAGGCCATCGACACGAACGAGTACTACGTCGTCTGCGCGAACGTCCCCGGGTCGTGCTACGGCACGGACGGCCCCGCCAGCGAGGGGCCGGACGGCGAACCGTGGGGTACGGACTTCCCGCCGGTCACGGTCGGCGACTGGACGCGCAGCCAGCGCCGCCTGCTCGACGACCTCGGCGTCGGCCGCCTGCACGCGGTCCTCGGTGGCAGCGTCGGCGGCATGAACGCCCTCGACTGGGCGCGGCGCTTCCCCGACGACGCCCGCCGCGTCGCCGCCATCGCCGCCGCCCCCCGCCTCGACGCGCAGTGTCTCGGGCTGAACGCGGTCGCCCGCCGCGCCATCCGCGGCGACGCGAATTGGAACGGCGGCGACTACTACGATGGCGAGTTCCCCGAGCAGGGGCTCGCGCTCGCCCGCCAACTCGGCCACCTGATGTACCTCTCGAAGGACTCCATGGAGCGGAAGTTCGGCCGCCGCACCGCGGGCCGCGAGGCCGGCAGCGACGCGTTCCCCGTGGACGACGCGGGCGCGTTCTTCCCGTACCGGGACGTCGAGTCGTACCTCGACTACCAGGCCGAGAAGTTCACCGACCGCTTCGACGCGAACAGCTACCTCTACCTGACGCGCGCGATGGACGACTACGACCTCGCGGAGGGCTACGATTCGGACGCCAGCGCACTCGGCGCGTTCGCCGGGGAAGCCCTGCTGGTGTCGTTCACGGGCGACTGGCACTTCACCGTCGACCAGAGCGAGGGCGTCGCGGAGGCGTTCCGCGAGCAGGAGGTCCCGGTCTCGCACCACGTCGTCGAGTCCGACCACGGCCACGACGCGTTCCTCGTCGAACCCGAGTCCGTCGGCCCCCCGGTCCGTGACTTCCTCGCGAACGGCGTCGCCGGCCGCGCCGTCACGGACACCGTCGACCACGACGACGACCGGCGGACGCTGTACGCCCCCGTCCACAACAGCCTCTTCTCGGGGTAG
- a CDS encoding MFS transporter yields the protein MVRRERAALAGVVFAVLFAQVLLYPGAADLVAAFGADDPDTGSRWFLAAEFAAFVAFAGVWGVASDRAGRRVPFIAAGALGGSLGYAALATLHVDFGTVLVLRAAQGAATIGAFSLSMTMLMDLSDDHGKDMGAAGIAIGSGTALGAPVGGRLTELDPKLPLVVGCVALAVAGVAALRVPDRAPSGHGDSLRSGLQVLRDRPTLSVPFAFGFIDRFTAGFFALVGSLYFRQVFGLDAGAVGLTLALFFAPFALLQYPFGRLSDRVGRTVPIAVGSATYGLVVVAIGLAPHVRLAQGGMVLVGVLGALMSPATMALVTDIAGDDERGVSMGGFNVAGSLGFLTGIVGGGWVAEQYDFTTAFALAGGAELLLAALALPALLRLDA from the coding sequence ATGGTTCGACGCGAACGCGCGGCGCTGGCGGGGGTCGTGTTCGCGGTGCTGTTCGCGCAAGTCCTCCTCTACCCGGGCGCCGCCGACCTCGTCGCCGCGTTCGGCGCCGACGACCCCGACACCGGGAGCCGCTGGTTCCTCGCCGCGGAGTTCGCCGCATTCGTCGCGTTCGCGGGCGTCTGGGGCGTCGCCAGCGACCGCGCCGGCCGCCGCGTCCCGTTCATCGCCGCGGGCGCGCTCGGCGGCAGCCTCGGGTACGCCGCGCTCGCCACCCTCCACGTCGACTTCGGAACGGTACTCGTGCTCCGCGCGGCCCAAGGCGCAGCCACCATCGGCGCGTTCTCGCTGTCGATGACGATGCTGATGGACCTCTCCGACGACCACGGCAAGGACATGGGCGCCGCCGGCATCGCCATCGGCTCGGGAACCGCGCTCGGCGCGCCCGTCGGCGGCCGTCTCACCGAGCTCGACCCGAAACTGCCGCTGGTCGTCGGCTGCGTCGCGCTCGCCGTCGCTGGCGTCGCCGCGCTCCGCGTCCCCGACCGCGCCCCCAGCGGACACGGCGACTCCCTACGCTCGGGCCTACAGGTACTCCGCGACCGCCCGACGCTGAGCGTCCCGTTCGCGTTCGGGTTCATCGACCGCTTCACCGCGGGCTTCTTCGCGCTCGTCGGCTCGCTGTACTTCCGACAGGTGTTCGGCCTCGACGCCGGCGCGGTCGGCCTCACGCTCGCACTGTTCTTCGCGCCGTTCGCCCTCCTCCAGTACCCCTTCGGCCGGCTCTCCGACCGCGTCGGCCGCACCGTCCCCATCGCCGTCGGCTCCGCGACCTACGGCCTCGTCGTCGTCGCAATCGGGCTCGCACCCCACGTGCGTCTCGCGCAGGGCGGCATGGTGCTGGTCGGCGTGCTCGGCGCGCTCATGTCCCCCGCGACGATGGCGCTGGTCACCGACATCGCGGGCGACGACGAGCGCGGCGTCAGCATGGGCGGATTCAACGTCGCCGGCTCGCTGGGCTTCCTCACCGGTATCGTCGGCGGCGGCTGGGTCGCCGAGCAGTACGACTTCACCACCGCGTTCGCGCTCGCGGGCGGCGCCGAACTCCTGCTCGCGGCGCTCGCGCTGCCCGCGCTACTGCGACTGGACGCGTAG